The uncultured Cohaesibacter sp. genome window below encodes:
- a CDS encoding TRAP transporter fused permease subunit, translating to MPVRLIVFLLALVLVVFHLGLIFSGLTPNLVSRPVHLALALPWILVIGPRAMGSLAFRLSGWLLAVAGILSCLYIAFNQSDLIDQYGFLEGNGQIAMAIVLIVVVMESARRAIGWPLPIVAFLALMYGLFGQYIPGEFGHSPMPLGSFLGTLTIAEGGLWGSLTGVSVSVVAIFVIFGAVLNAGEAGQGFMNVAAAAAGRLTGGGAKVSVVSSALFGSISGSASANVASTGAITLPAMTSLGYPRRLAGAVEAVASSGGQIMPPLMGAGAFVMVELTGTPYTSIIMAALLPAFLYFFAVWIGINAYATRFKLSGIAEADRPPLRDVIITSAFFLVPFCVLLLGMFAADYTPQYAATLSILAAALLLLINRNLKAVPGQIIARFETAFITSARQVAMIASIILCASIIIGVLSVTGLGVKITSLILSGSSGLLWPSLLLTALACLVLGMEVPTTAAYVICVSVAGPALVQSGLEPLQAHLFVFWFALLSTITPPVCGAVFIAAGMVGEDWLKVALTAMSLGIGLYIIPLGMIANPELIALAQQPIAALLVTVQIGVGLAALSYGLIARFKPLTRAGLILLGLVIIFGRAFL from the coding sequence ATGCCTGTTCGGCTGATTGTTTTCCTGCTGGCCCTTGTGCTTGTGGTCTTTCATCTCGGGTTGATCTTCTCCGGCTTGACGCCCAATCTGGTCTCTCGCCCGGTGCATTTGGCCTTGGCTTTGCCGTGGATTCTCGTCATCGGCCCCAGAGCCATGGGGTCTCTGGCGTTCCGCCTGTCCGGCTGGTTGTTGGCCGTAGCCGGGATACTGTCCTGCCTCTATATTGCCTTCAACCAGTCCGATCTGATTGATCAATATGGCTTTCTGGAAGGCAACGGGCAGATCGCAATGGCGATTGTGCTCATTGTCGTAGTGATGGAATCTGCCCGCCGCGCCATCGGCTGGCCGTTGCCCATCGTCGCCTTTCTGGCCCTGATGTATGGTCTGTTCGGACAATATATTCCGGGAGAATTCGGCCATTCACCCATGCCGCTCGGCTCGTTCCTTGGCACCCTGACCATCGCTGAAGGCGGGCTCTGGGGCAGCCTGACCGGCGTGTCCGTCTCGGTCGTTGCGATTTTTGTCATCTTCGGTGCAGTGCTCAATGCCGGTGAGGCCGGGCAGGGCTTCATGAATGTTGCCGCCGCTGCTGCGGGCCGCCTGACCGGTGGCGGTGCCAAGGTGTCCGTCGTCTCCTCGGCACTGTTCGGATCGATCTCGGGATCGGCCAGTGCCAACGTTGCCTCGACGGGGGCCATCACCCTGCCGGCCATGACCAGTCTTGGCTATCCCCGCCGTCTTGCCGGTGCGGTCGAGGCGGTTGCCTCTTCCGGTGGTCAGATCATGCCGCCGCTGATGGGGGCGGGCGCCTTTGTCATGGTGGAGCTGACCGGCACGCCCTACACCTCGATCATCATGGCAGCGCTATTGCCTGCCTTCCTCTATTTCTTTGCCGTATGGATCGGCATCAACGCCTATGCCACCCGCTTCAAGCTCTCCGGCATTGCCGAGGCCGACCGTCCCCCCTTGCGCGACGTGATCATCACCTCCGCCTTTTTTCTGGTGCCATTCTGCGTTCTGCTGCTGGGCATGTTTGCCGCCGATTACACACCGCAATATGCGGCGACCCTCTCGATTCTGGCAGCGGCGCTGTTGCTGCTGATCAACCGCAATCTGAAAGCCGTTCCGGGACAGATCATTGCCCGGTTCGAAACGGCCTTCATCACCTCTGCCCGGCAGGTGGCGATGATCGCCTCGATCATCCTGTGTGCCTCCATCATCATTGGCGTGTTGTCTGTCACCGGACTGGGGGTCAAGATCACGTCACTGATCCTGTCCGGCTCTTCGGGCCTGTTGTGGCCATCGCTGTTGCTGACGGCTCTTGCCTGCCTCGTGTTGGGCATGGAAGTGCCGACAACCGCTGCCTATGTCATCTGCGTATCCGTTGCCGGCCCGGCATTGGTGCAGTCCGGGCTGGAGCCGTTGCAAGCTCATCTCTTCGTCTTCTGGTTTGCCCTGCTGTCGACGATCACGCCGCCAGTTTGCGGTGCGGTGTTCATTGCCGCCGGGATGGTCGGAGAGGACTGGCTGAAGGTGGCGCTGACAGCCATGTCCCTTGGCATCGGGCTCTATATCATTCCGCTTGGCATGATCGCCAATCCGGAGTTGATCGCACTGGCCCAGCAGCCGATCGCAGCGTTGCTGGTGACGGTGCAGATAGGGGTGGGGCTTGCCGCTTTGTCCTATGGCCTGATCGCCAGATTCAAGCCGCTCACCCGGGCCGGATTGATCCTTCTCGGACTGGTGATCATCTTTGGCAGGGCTTTC